Proteins co-encoded in one Kocuria flava genomic window:
- a CDS encoding amino acid permease: MDTIAPPQTTAPTRPPTPAEAHARLRRSLKPRHLTMIAMGGAIGTGLFVASGNTIATAGPGGALAAYVAIGLMVFLLMQSLGEMSTYLPVSGAFEEYSTRFVSPSFGFAIGWNYWYNWAITVAAELVAAALIMRYWLPDVPSWIWSALFLAILFGLNALSTRAYGESEFWFSLIKVATVVIFLVLGVLMIVGILGGESPGFDNWTTGEAPFVGGGAGILAIFMVAGFSFQGTELVGVAAGEAEDPEKNVPRAIRTVFVRILLFYVGAITIVGFLIPYTSPHLLGSGVEDISISPFTLVFENAGVLAAASVMNAVILTAILSAGNSGLYASTRMLWALADSGKAPKFLAKVNRRGVPMNALLATTTVGAACFLTTLIGDGAAYVWLVSASGLAGFIVWMGIAWSHYRFRKAYTAQGKDLGDLPYKARFFPLGPMIALALCAVVILGQNYQAFLGQVDLLAAATAYIGLPLFLALWAGHRLVTGSRMVRYEDADLTRTFD, encoded by the coding sequence GTGGACACCATCGCACCGCCCCAGACGACCGCCCCGACCCGACCGCCCACACCCGCCGAGGCGCACGCCCGGCTGCGGCGCAGCCTCAAACCGCGCCACCTGACGATGATCGCGATGGGTGGTGCCATCGGCACCGGCCTGTTCGTGGCCTCGGGCAACACCATCGCCACCGCCGGCCCCGGCGGGGCCCTGGCCGCCTACGTCGCCATCGGGCTGATGGTGTTCCTGCTCATGCAGTCGCTGGGCGAGATGTCGACCTACCTGCCGGTCTCCGGGGCCTTCGAGGAGTACTCCACCCGCTTCGTCAGCCCCTCCTTCGGCTTCGCCATCGGCTGGAACTACTGGTACAACTGGGCGATCACCGTCGCCGCCGAACTCGTGGCCGCAGCCCTGATCATGCGCTACTGGCTGCCCGATGTCCCCTCCTGGATCTGGTCGGCCCTGTTCCTGGCGATCCTCTTCGGCCTCAACGCCCTGTCCACCCGGGCCTACGGTGAGAGCGAGTTCTGGTTCTCCCTCATCAAGGTCGCCACCGTGGTGATCTTCCTCGTCCTGGGCGTGCTGATGATCGTGGGCATCCTCGGCGGCGAATCCCCCGGGTTCGACAACTGGACCACCGGGGAGGCCCCCTTCGTCGGGGGCGGGGCGGGGATCCTGGCGATCTTCATGGTCGCCGGCTTCTCCTTCCAGGGCACCGAACTCGTCGGTGTCGCCGCCGGTGAGGCCGAGGACCCGGAGAAGAACGTCCCGCGCGCGATCCGCACCGTGTTCGTGCGCATCCTGCTCTTCTACGTCGGGGCGATCACCATCGTCGGGTTCCTCATCCCCTACACCAGCCCGCACCTGCTGGGCTCCGGGGTCGAGGACATCTCCATCTCGCCTTTCACCCTGGTCTTCGAGAACGCCGGGGTGCTGGCGGCGGCCTCGGTGATGAACGCGGTGATCCTCACCGCGATCCTCTCGGCCGGCAACTCCGGGCTCTACGCCTCCACCCGCATGCTCTGGGCCCTGGCCGACTCCGGCAAAGCGCCGAAGTTCCTCGCGAAGGTCAACCGGCGCGGGGTGCCGATGAACGCCCTGCTGGCCACCACCACCGTCGGGGCCGCCTGCTTCCTGACCACCCTGATCGGGGACGGGGCCGCCTACGTCTGGCTCGTCTCGGCCTCCGGGCTGGCCGGGTTCATCGTGTGGATGGGCATCGCCTGGAGCCACTACCGCTTCCGCAAGGCCTACACCGCCCAGGGCAAGGACCTGGGCGACCTGCCCTACAAGGCCCGCTTCTTCCCGCTGGGCCCGATGATCGCCCTCGCGTTGTGCGCGGTGGTGATCCTGGGGCAGAACTACCAGGCCTTCCTCGGGCAGGTCGACCTGCTCGCCGCAGCCACCGCCTACATCGGCCTGCCCCTCTTCCTCGCCCTGTGGGCCGGCCACCGGCTGGTCACGGGCTCGAGGATGGTCCGCTACGAGGACGCCGACCTCACCCGCACCTTCGACTGA
- a CDS encoding IS5 family transposase (programmed frameshift) yields the protein MVDDRLWELIAPLIPPQPPPRGPGGRPRIEDRAALEGILFVLHTGCRWRDLPPALGCGSGHTAWRRLRQWQGAGVWEKLHRAVLEELSEQEILDWSRASIDAVSVRAKKGGELTGPNPTDRGKPGTKYHLLTDAAGLPLHVLASAANVHDSKLFEPLLETNPSVRGRRRRPGRPRRRPEKLHADKGYDYPRCRRYLHRRGIKVRIARRGIEAKTHLGRHRWVVERTISWVLRFKRLGIRYDRTAATLLPLLLLAVTLINFRRLRQVEEL from the exons ATGGTCGATGACCGTCTGTGGGAGCTGATCGCCCCGCTGATCCCACCCCAGCCACCACCTCGAGGGCCCGGGGGGCGACCCCGGATCGAGGACCGGGCGGCACTGGAGGGGATCCTGTTCGTGCTGCACACCGGGTGCCGTTGGCGGGACCTGCCCCCGGCCCTGGGCTGCGGGTCCGGGCACACCGCCTGGCGCCGGCTCAGGCAGTGGCAGGGGGCCGGGGTGTGGGAGAAGCTGCACCGGGCAGTGCTCGAGGAGCTCTCCGAGCAGGAGATCCTCGACTGGTCGCGGGCCAGTATCGACGCGGTGTCCGTACGTGCCA AAAAGGGGGGCGAGCTGACCGGCCCGAACCCCACCGACCGCGGGAAACCGGGGACGAAGTACCACCTGCTCACCGACGCGGCCGGGCTGCCCCTGCATGTGCTGGCCTCAGCCGCAAACGTCCACGACAGCAAACTCTTCGAGCCGTTGCTGGAGACCAACCCGAGTGTGCGTGGCCGGCGAAGGCGTCCGGGGCGGCCCCGCCGCCGGCCGGAGAAGCTGCACGCGGACAAGGGCTACGACTACCCGAGGTGCCGCCGCTACCTGCACCGGCGAGGCATCAAGGTCCGGATCGCCCGGCGCGGAATCGAGGCCAAGACCCACCTGGGCCGGCACCGCTGGGTCGTGGAGCGCACCATCTCCTGGGTCCTGCGGTTCAAGCGTCTCGGGATCCGTTACGACCGCACTGCAGCCACGCTGCTCCCGCTGCTCTTGCTCGCCGTCACGCTCATCAACTTCCGCCGACTGCGTCAGGTAGAAGAGTTATGA